The following coding sequences are from one Rattus rattus isolate New Zealand chromosome 11, Rrattus_CSIRO_v1, whole genome shotgun sequence window:
- the Prr14l gene encoding protein PRR14L isoform X4: MSTVRGGGRRDLLLIQSSKGPVCADRPGDARKNRGNVHNTAGTLPEPTEERRGNSTVSKMSKGKEESCDLHPVYKEEDNHQQSLRHHKEKHSSAHDGSIAPGSIDAITPSEENSKILCLTPYLSGSKSLEKCGFESSGLTKASAEKTHEVDQSQDFTCREERTVESSNHSNCHTLAGCPCIDSCSSMLNSPTEATEITFKKNDVKITLNLDGNLINSEDHRKTVVDVTHPEENSEESSFSLLVHTEDPEQTTVKSSALNGKIYSKVAQSVVSLQRKLGDCPPNEALCNEFLPERKPLQSSMPEDPVSSEHNEISKSKEGTAKLPSSPEKPVQPSQDSISHFDGPITVCEISECSPNGKLVAHKIEHECVSHQQVSLSSQDHVTADSLLSINREMPSAACKDVQESRRFLENGVNVTPDTQTIPAETKTEAMSPQGDKACGASSFIQTLNIKTSSSEGQKEMTGVHSTFLSSVRGAAGSSLVRECQNVQSRDLFSCHCITQDASEENMCSACAAYEPSKDILKVSNCKIKCGNASQRPEDFAENSTLLESEPAGREMQSSILGGTVRGSVTAAVSHSAPLNAAAHVETGDEGLVGKKQDQHRDTEIYKHSISAGDTQELSQSVNIPSPETVVDQSLSVISSHFKAMPRAAGSLHQKAGEVSDCQSSQNSLDKCRCEGKPAREGLNGDYRETLPEVSHKQKDRIVCSGSKVPLSCGSLKQKDPKRAFKNIPGSEEFTHSMLDVVCPDCRGEPTEGVQGLEASSLSGHCTRHESLAHHETLRSTSSLRGELNVVFIGTPGWHSELPNAAASTVDSPEMEKSHEEKVCKSLKDYEVEECPDSAIDHEVKSIEDHEPQRRAPEREGVSLNDIHCEHQGKGGSMTEGLRLETNSEFGKKKTFGLSLKDSVSPGCQDSIKVVHSRLSSLEHSPADVPGEMPNLKHHFKPKDGKVLCENVKDCTVLSDMKEGIPMDSNNPCERDSTYVSVDSNACKACHSHRNSTDKHLPLTMETAIKVNKEETEEHQKGLLGHIAVGEAAEETITRAGHDGNSQTHVKCQRVQNVAETPQNQGVVDSALPKEECAHQKGTQALSEQHISANLLSDEMRSKKQPVADQDESLMMGEVTLRKPTKDKIARQLQRLKSPKEESLCPSLKKDTQLYTGTCLPGTSWKEGDPTFAGGDRIHGAFVTLSYPQRLLPVKKQPHRTCKRISCQEPVTVRRKISKVRNSDCGKNFSSPVPTKAHRLLSPCTVPAKPLEPETVALESLRGHTPKPKATLCHSLRSLSCRKPTKESALLDKLSVLASKLTLAAKPQRLRCRRYSSSLVPLAKNYKRLRYKKLLDGFSHNAVQLDPYLAATGWSRGSHSRPLALYSLEAVKISFIDLSNKMPSLLLGTENTPFSFHVKSASSCMAESSRTFPEHCAPSRLALTEASPCSPPSPKWTFSFFLSHGCPGVATFREDTGLSSQTHTQAPLRDYGGTAIVQTRADCSGLGLHTLLALCSPGCYRIWTKRRNFSSHMPTMQRLLLTQFTQGLKGLRSPASIADKVFSSLPYSVGRVLSIWSQHGPSCTFKLPALHSPHSKQQGSLSALSSHTTIPNVPLPGMEAAHNTNSSHLRLEPVFPALVPKSCLVTEPSVSTLLLSASELQVPAFDELDGVSAACPRPQSSPAQQEEAEPEKRPKKVSQIRIRKTIPKPDPNLTPMGLPRPKRLKKKEFSLEEIYTNKNYKSPPASRCLETIFEEPKERNGTLISISQQKRKRVLEFPDFTVPRKRRARGKVKLAGSFTRAQKAALQTRELDALLIQKLMDLETFFAKEEEQEHQPAAENSSGSLL, from the exons GATCTCCTCCTGATACAGTCCAGCAAAGGACCTGTATGTGCAGACCGCCCTGGAGATGCACGAAAGAACAGAG GAAATGTACACAATACAGCTGGAACTCTGCCAGAACCCACTGAAGAGAGACGAG GGAACAGTACTGTTTCCAAAATgagcaaagggaaggaagagtcaTGTGACTTACACCCTGTCTATAAAGAAGAGGACAATCACCAGCAGAGTCTCCGCCACCATAAGGAAAAGCACAGTTCTGCACATGATGGTTCCATCGCTCCAGGAAGCATAGACGCTATAACACCCTCGgaagaaaattctaaaattttatgtCTCACACCATATTTGTCTGGTTCAAAATCCTTAGAAAAATGTGGTTTTGAAAGCAGTGGATTGACAAAGGCATCTGCTGAAAAAACGCACGAGGTTGATCAAAGCCAGGACTTCACTTGTAGAGAAGAAAGGACTGTGGAATCCAGTAACCACAGCAACTGTCACACTCTAGCTGGCTGTCCCTGTATAGACAGCTGTAGTTCTATGCTTAATTCTCCTACTGAAGCCACAGAAATTACGTTTAAAAAGAATGATGTGAAAATTACTTTAAACCTTGATGGTAATTTGATAAATTCTGAGGACCATAGGAAAACTGTTGTGGATGTGACCCATCCTGAGGAAAACTCTGAGGAAAGCAGCTTTTCCTTATTGGTGCACACGGAAGATCCTGAACAAACAACGGTAAAGTCCAGTGCCCTGAACGGGAAGATTTACAGTAAGGTTGCTCAGTCTGTAGTCAGCCTCCAGAGGAAGCTGGGCGACTGTCCGCCAAATGAAGCCTTGTGCAACGAGTTTTTGCCTGAAAGAAAGCCCCTTCAGAGCTCGATGCCAGAAGATCCAGTAAGTTCTGAACATAATGAAATATCAAAATCCAAGGAAGGTACTGCAAAATTACCATCATCTCCAGAAAAACCTGTTCAGCCCTCACAGGACAGCATTTCCCATTTTGATGGACCCATCACCGTTTGTGAGATAAGTGAATGTTCTCCTAACGGAAAACTGGTTGCACACAAAATAGAACATGAATGTGTTTCACATCAACAAGTGTCCCTTAGTTCTCAAGACCATGTGACAGCTGACTCTCTACTAAGTATAAACAGAGAAATGCCTTCAGCAGCATGCAAAGATGTTCAAGAGAGCCGTCGTTTTCTGGAGAATGGAGTAAATGTTACCCCTGACACTCAAACCATTCCTGCTGAGACAAAAACGGAAGCCATGTCTCCACAAGGTGACAAAGCCTGTGGTGCCTCCTCATTCATACAAACCTTAAACATCAAAACAAGCAGCTCAGAAGGGCAAAAAGAAATGACTGGTGTACATTCCACGTTTCTCTCAAGTGTGAGGGGAGCGGCTGGCTCCTCCCTTGTCAGAGAATGTCAAAATGTTCAGTCTCGGGATCTCTTCAGCTGTCATTGCATAACACAAGATGCATCTGAAGAGAACATGTGCTCTGCTTGTGCTGCCTATGAACCTAGCAAAGATATTCTGAAAGTTAGcaactgtaaaataaaatgtggaaatGCATCTCAAAGACCAGAAGATTTTGCAGAAAATAGCACCCTCTTGGAGAGTGAACCTGCTGGGAGAGAGATGCAAAGCAGCATCCTAGGAGGCACAGTCAGAGGTTCAGTGACAGCAGCTGTGTCACATAGTGCTCCTCTGAACGCAGCTGCTCACGTGGAAACCGGTGATGAGGGACTGGTTGGAAAAAAACAAGACCAACACAGAGACACTGAGATTTATAAACACAGCATCTCTGCTGGTGACACACAAGAACTAAGCCAATCTGTAAACATTCCAAGTCCTGAAACAGTAGTGGACCAGTCTCTGAGTGTTATTTCATCGCATTTCAAAGCCATGCCCCGAGCAGCTGGAAGTCTTCACCAGAAAGCAGGTGAAGTCTCTGACTGTCAGAGTAGCCAAAATAGTCTAGACAAATGCAGATGTGAAGGCAAGCCAGCCAGGGAAGGACTAAATGGTGACTACCGAGAGACCCTCCCTGAGGTAAGCCATAAGCAAAAGGATCGGATAGTCTGTTCAGGCAGTAAAGTCCCTCTGTCTTGTGGCAGTTTAAAGCAAAAAGACCCCAAAAGagcctttaaaaatattcctgGTTCTGAAGAGTTCACACACAGTATGCTAGATGTGGTATGTCCAGACTGCAGAGGTGAGCCTACAGAGGGAGTGCAGGGTCTAGAAGCATCTAGTCTATCTGGTCATTGTACAAGGCACGAGTCACTGGCACACCATGAGACTTTAAGAAGTACCTCATCTCTTCGAGGAGAACTGAATGTTGTATTTATAGGTACACCTGGCTGGCACTCAGAACTCCCAAATGCTGCTGCTTCTACAGTAGACTCTCCTGAGATGGAAAAATCACATGAAGAAAAAGTATGCAAATCTCTAAAAGACTATGAAGTAGAAGAATGTCCAGACTCTGCCATTGATCATGAAGTAAAATCTATTGAAGATCATGAGCCACAGAGAAGAGCGCCGGAGAGAGAAGGTGTGTCTTTAAATGACATTCATTGTGAGCATCAAGGTAAAGGAGGATCCATGACAGAGGGACTGAGACTTGAAACAAATTCTGAGTTTGGCAAGAAGAAAACCTTTGGATTATCCTTAAAAGACTCAGTGTCTCCTGGGTGCCAAGACTCTATCAAGGTGGTACATTCTCGTCTGTCTTCTCTGGAACATTCACCAGCTGATGTTCCTGGTGAAATGCCTAACTTGAAACATCACTTTAAACCCAAAGATGGTAAAGTGCTTTGTGAAAATGTCAAGGATTGCACAGTCCTGTCTGACATGAAGGAAGGAATACCAATGGATTCAAATAACCCCTGTGAACGAGATAGCACATACGTCAGTGTGGACAGCAATGCGTGCAAAGCTTGTCACTCTCATAGGAATTCCACTGATAAACATTTGCCTTTGACAATGGAAACAGCAATTAAAGTgaataaagaagaaactgaagaacatCAGAAGGGACTACTGGGTCACATAGCTGTTGGGGAAGCAGCTGAGGAGACCATCACCAGAGCAGGTCATGATGGTAATTCTCAGACCCACGTGAAATGCCAGAGAGTGCAAAATGTTGCTGAAACCCCACAAAACCAGGGAGTTGTGGACTCTGCCTTGCCAAAGGAAGAGTGTGCACATCAGAAGGGCACACAGGCACTATCGGAACAGCACATATCAGCAAACTTGCTGTCAGATGAGATGCGAAGTAAGAAGCAACCTGTGGCTGACCAGGATGAGTCCCTTATGATGGGAGAAGTCACCCTAAGAAAGCCAACCAAGGACAAAATTGCTAGACAGCTTCAGAGGTTGAAatccccaaaagaagaaagcttaTGTCCTTCATTAAAGAAAGACACTCAATTATACACAGGTACTTGCCTTCCTGGTACCTCCTGGAAAGAAGGTGACCCCACTTTTGCTGGAGGTGATCGAATACACGGTGCCTTCGTGACTCTGTCGTATCCGCAAAGACTGCTTCCTGTAAAGAAGCAGCCTCATCGAACGTGTAAGAGAATTTCTTGTCAGGAGCCGGTCACTGTGCggagaaaaataagtaaagtgAGAAATTCTGATTGTGGAAAGAATTTCTCTAGCCCAGTTCCCACAAAAGCACACAGACTTCTCAGCCCATGTACCGTGCCTGCCAAGCCATTGGAACCTGAAACCGTAGCTCTCGAGAGTTTGCGTGGCCACACACCAAAGCCGAAGGCTACTCTGTGCCACTCCCTGAGGAGCCTGAGCTGTAGGAAGCCTACCAAAGAATCAGCCTTACTAGACAAGCTGTCTGTCCTGGCCTCCAAACTGACTCTGGCCGCAAAGCCCCAGAGACTCAGATGTCGGCGGTATTCCTCTTCCCTTGTTCCACTGGCTAAAAACTACAAGCGCCTCCGATATAAAAAGCTCCTAGATGGATTTTCACATAACGCAGTGCAGCTGGACCCATATTTGGCAGCTACTGGGTGGAGTAGGGGGTCTCACAGTAGGCCCTTGGCACTTTATTCTCTTGAAGCTGTTAAAATAAGCTTCATAGATTTGAGCAACAAGATGCCGTCACTGCTGCTTGGTACCGAAAACACCCCGTTTTCCTTTCATGTGAAGTCAGCATCCAGTTGCATGGCCGAGTCCTCCAGGACTTTTCCTGAGCACTGTGCCCCGTCGAGGCTTGCCTTAACAGAGGCCTCCCCGTGCtcacctccatctcccaagtggaccttctctttcttcttgtccCACGGTTGCCCTGGGGTGGCCACATTCAGGGAAGACACTGGCCTCAGTAgtcagacacacactcaggctcCTCTCCGAGATTATGGAGGCACTGCCATAGTTCAGACCAGAGCAGACTGCTCTGGCCTTGGCCTTCACACACTTCTAGCACTTTGTTCACCCGGATGTTATCGAATCTGGACAAAAAGACGGAACTTCTCCAGTCACATGCCTACCATGCAGAGGCTCCTCTTGACCCAGTTTACACAGGGCCTAAAAGGGTTAAGGTCTCCAGCCTCTATAGCCGATAAggtcttctcttctctgccctaCTCGGTGGGCCGAGTGCTGTCCATTTGGAGCCAGCACGGACCCTCTTGTACCTTCAAATTGCCAGCTCTTCATTCTCCTCATAGCAAGCAGCAGGGGAGCCTGAGCGCCCTGAGCAG CCACACCACCATACCAAATGTGCCTCTTCCAGGCATGGAGGCTGCCCACAACACCAACAGCAGTCACCTGAG GCTAGAGCCTGTGTTTCCTGCCTTGGTGCCAAAGTCTTGCTTGGTAACAGAACCCTCTGTCAGCACGCTCCTGCTCTCGGCCTCGGAGCTCCAGGTTCCTGCGTTTGATGAGTTGGATGGTGTGTCAGCAGCTTGCCCCCGACCACAGAGCAGCCCGGCACAGCAGGAGGAG GCCGAGCCAGAGAAGAGACCAAAGAAAGTCTCACAGATCCGCATCCGGAAAACCATTCCTAAACCAGATCCCAACCTTACCCCGATGGGTCTGCCTCGGCCCAAAAG
- the Prr14l gene encoding protein PRR14L isoform X3 → MLSSGVETQPVPLGSSMSAVVQELYSGLSDLLLIQSSKGPVCADRPGDARKNRGNVHNTAGTLPEPTEERRGNSTVSKMSKGKEESCDLHPVYKEEDNHQQSLRHHKEKHSSAHDGSIAPGSIDAITPSEENSKILCLTPYLSGSKSLEKCGFESSGLTKASAEKTHEVDQSQDFTCREERTVESSNHSNCHTLAGCPCIDSCSSMLNSPTEATEITFKKNDVKITLNLDGNLINSEDHRKTVVDVTHPEENSEESSFSLLVHTEDPEQTTVKSSALNGKIYSKVAQSVVSLQRKLGDCPPNEALCNEFLPERKPLQSSMPEDPVSSEHNEISKSKEGTAKLPSSPEKPVQPSQDSISHFDGPITVCEISECSPNGKLVAHKIEHECVSHQQVSLSSQDHVTADSLLSINREMPSAACKDVQESRRFLENGVNVTPDTQTIPAETKTEAMSPQGDKACGASSFIQTLNIKTSSSEGQKEMTGVHSTFLSSVRGAAGSSLVRECQNVQSRDLFSCHCITQDASEENMCSACAAYEPSKDILKVSNCKIKCGNASQRPEDFAENSTLLESEPAGREMQSSILGGTVRGSVTAAVSHSAPLNAAAHVETGDEGLVGKKQDQHRDTEIYKHSISAGDTQELSQSVNIPSPETVVDQSLSVISSHFKAMPRAAGSLHQKAGEVSDCQSSQNSLDKCRCEGKPAREGLNGDYRETLPEVSHKQKDRIVCSGSKVPLSCGSLKQKDPKRAFKNIPGSEEFTHSMLDVVCPDCRGEPTEGVQGLEASSLSGHCTRHESLAHHETLRSTSSLRGELNVVFIGTPGWHSELPNAAASTVDSPEMEKSHEEKVCKSLKDYEVEECPDSAIDHEVKSIEDHEPQRRAPEREGVSLNDIHCEHQGKGGSMTEGLRLETNSEFGKKKTFGLSLKDSVSPGCQDSIKVVHSRLSSLEHSPADVPGEMPNLKHHFKPKDGKVLCENVKDCTVLSDMKEGIPMDSNNPCERDSTYVSVDSNACKACHSHRNSTDKHLPLTMETAIKVNKEETEEHQKGLLGHIAVGEAAEETITRAGHDGNSQTHVKCQRVQNVAETPQNQGVVDSALPKEECAHQKGTQALSEQHISANLLSDEMRSKKQPVADQDESLMMGEVTLRKPTKDKIARQLQRLKSPKEESLCPSLKKDTQLYTGTCLPGTSWKEGDPTFAGGDRIHGAFVTLSYPQRLLPVKKQPHRTCKRISCQEPVTVRRKISKVRNSDCGKNFSSPVPTKAHRLLSPCTVPAKPLEPETVALESLRGHTPKPKATLCHSLRSLSCRKPTKESALLDKLSVLASKLTLAAKPQRLRCRRYSSSLVPLAKNYKRLRYKKLLDGFSHNAVQLDPYLAATGWSRGSHSRPLALYSLEAVKISFIDLSNKMPSLLLGTENTPFSFHVKSASSCMAESSRTFPEHCAPSRLALTEASPCSPPSPKWTFSFFLSHGCPGVATFREDTGLSSQTHTQAPLRDYGGTAIVQTRADCSGLGLHTLLALCSPGCYRIWTKRRNFSSHMPTMQRLLLTQFTQGLKGLRSPASIADKVFSSLPYSVGRVLSIWSQHGPSCTFKLPALHSPHSKQQGSLSALSSHTTIPNVPLPGMEAAHNTNSSHLRLEPVFPALVPKSCLVTEPSVSTLLLSASELQVPAFDELDGVSAACPRPQSSPAQQEEAEPEKRPKKVSQIRIRKTIPKPDPNLTPMGLPRPKRLKKKEFSLEEIYTNKNYKSPPASRCLETIFEEPKERNGTLISISQQKRKRVLEFPDFTVPRKRRARGKVKLAGSFTRAQKAALQTRELDALLIQKLMDLETFFAKEEEQEHQPAAENSSGSLL, encoded by the exons ATGCTGTCATCTGGAGTAGAGACTCAGCCAGTTCCACTTGGTTCCTCCATGTCTGCTGTGGTACAGGAGTTGTACTCTGGACTCTCA GATCTCCTCCTGATACAGTCCAGCAAAGGACCTGTATGTGCAGACCGCCCTGGAGATGCACGAAAGAACAGAG GAAATGTACACAATACAGCTGGAACTCTGCCAGAACCCACTGAAGAGAGACGAG GGAACAGTACTGTTTCCAAAATgagcaaagggaaggaagagtcaTGTGACTTACACCCTGTCTATAAAGAAGAGGACAATCACCAGCAGAGTCTCCGCCACCATAAGGAAAAGCACAGTTCTGCACATGATGGTTCCATCGCTCCAGGAAGCATAGACGCTATAACACCCTCGgaagaaaattctaaaattttatgtCTCACACCATATTTGTCTGGTTCAAAATCCTTAGAAAAATGTGGTTTTGAAAGCAGTGGATTGACAAAGGCATCTGCTGAAAAAACGCACGAGGTTGATCAAAGCCAGGACTTCACTTGTAGAGAAGAAAGGACTGTGGAATCCAGTAACCACAGCAACTGTCACACTCTAGCTGGCTGTCCCTGTATAGACAGCTGTAGTTCTATGCTTAATTCTCCTACTGAAGCCACAGAAATTACGTTTAAAAAGAATGATGTGAAAATTACTTTAAACCTTGATGGTAATTTGATAAATTCTGAGGACCATAGGAAAACTGTTGTGGATGTGACCCATCCTGAGGAAAACTCTGAGGAAAGCAGCTTTTCCTTATTGGTGCACACGGAAGATCCTGAACAAACAACGGTAAAGTCCAGTGCCCTGAACGGGAAGATTTACAGTAAGGTTGCTCAGTCTGTAGTCAGCCTCCAGAGGAAGCTGGGCGACTGTCCGCCAAATGAAGCCTTGTGCAACGAGTTTTTGCCTGAAAGAAAGCCCCTTCAGAGCTCGATGCCAGAAGATCCAGTAAGTTCTGAACATAATGAAATATCAAAATCCAAGGAAGGTACTGCAAAATTACCATCATCTCCAGAAAAACCTGTTCAGCCCTCACAGGACAGCATTTCCCATTTTGATGGACCCATCACCGTTTGTGAGATAAGTGAATGTTCTCCTAACGGAAAACTGGTTGCACACAAAATAGAACATGAATGTGTTTCACATCAACAAGTGTCCCTTAGTTCTCAAGACCATGTGACAGCTGACTCTCTACTAAGTATAAACAGAGAAATGCCTTCAGCAGCATGCAAAGATGTTCAAGAGAGCCGTCGTTTTCTGGAGAATGGAGTAAATGTTACCCCTGACACTCAAACCATTCCTGCTGAGACAAAAACGGAAGCCATGTCTCCACAAGGTGACAAAGCCTGTGGTGCCTCCTCATTCATACAAACCTTAAACATCAAAACAAGCAGCTCAGAAGGGCAAAAAGAAATGACTGGTGTACATTCCACGTTTCTCTCAAGTGTGAGGGGAGCGGCTGGCTCCTCCCTTGTCAGAGAATGTCAAAATGTTCAGTCTCGGGATCTCTTCAGCTGTCATTGCATAACACAAGATGCATCTGAAGAGAACATGTGCTCTGCTTGTGCTGCCTATGAACCTAGCAAAGATATTCTGAAAGTTAGcaactgtaaaataaaatgtggaaatGCATCTCAAAGACCAGAAGATTTTGCAGAAAATAGCACCCTCTTGGAGAGTGAACCTGCTGGGAGAGAGATGCAAAGCAGCATCCTAGGAGGCACAGTCAGAGGTTCAGTGACAGCAGCTGTGTCACATAGTGCTCCTCTGAACGCAGCTGCTCACGTGGAAACCGGTGATGAGGGACTGGTTGGAAAAAAACAAGACCAACACAGAGACACTGAGATTTATAAACACAGCATCTCTGCTGGTGACACACAAGAACTAAGCCAATCTGTAAACATTCCAAGTCCTGAAACAGTAGTGGACCAGTCTCTGAGTGTTATTTCATCGCATTTCAAAGCCATGCCCCGAGCAGCTGGAAGTCTTCACCAGAAAGCAGGTGAAGTCTCTGACTGTCAGAGTAGCCAAAATAGTCTAGACAAATGCAGATGTGAAGGCAAGCCAGCCAGGGAAGGACTAAATGGTGACTACCGAGAGACCCTCCCTGAGGTAAGCCATAAGCAAAAGGATCGGATAGTCTGTTCAGGCAGTAAAGTCCCTCTGTCTTGTGGCAGTTTAAAGCAAAAAGACCCCAAAAGagcctttaaaaatattcctgGTTCTGAAGAGTTCACACACAGTATGCTAGATGTGGTATGTCCAGACTGCAGAGGTGAGCCTACAGAGGGAGTGCAGGGTCTAGAAGCATCTAGTCTATCTGGTCATTGTACAAGGCACGAGTCACTGGCACACCATGAGACTTTAAGAAGTACCTCATCTCTTCGAGGAGAACTGAATGTTGTATTTATAGGTACACCTGGCTGGCACTCAGAACTCCCAAATGCTGCTGCTTCTACAGTAGACTCTCCTGAGATGGAAAAATCACATGAAGAAAAAGTATGCAAATCTCTAAAAGACTATGAAGTAGAAGAATGTCCAGACTCTGCCATTGATCATGAAGTAAAATCTATTGAAGATCATGAGCCACAGAGAAGAGCGCCGGAGAGAGAAGGTGTGTCTTTAAATGACATTCATTGTGAGCATCAAGGTAAAGGAGGATCCATGACAGAGGGACTGAGACTTGAAACAAATTCTGAGTTTGGCAAGAAGAAAACCTTTGGATTATCCTTAAAAGACTCAGTGTCTCCTGGGTGCCAAGACTCTATCAAGGTGGTACATTCTCGTCTGTCTTCTCTGGAACATTCACCAGCTGATGTTCCTGGTGAAATGCCTAACTTGAAACATCACTTTAAACCCAAAGATGGTAAAGTGCTTTGTGAAAATGTCAAGGATTGCACAGTCCTGTCTGACATGAAGGAAGGAATACCAATGGATTCAAATAACCCCTGTGAACGAGATAGCACATACGTCAGTGTGGACAGCAATGCGTGCAAAGCTTGTCACTCTCATAGGAATTCCACTGATAAACATTTGCCTTTGACAATGGAAACAGCAATTAAAGTgaataaagaagaaactgaagaacatCAGAAGGGACTACTGGGTCACATAGCTGTTGGGGAAGCAGCTGAGGAGACCATCACCAGAGCAGGTCATGATGGTAATTCTCAGACCCACGTGAAATGCCAGAGAGTGCAAAATGTTGCTGAAACCCCACAAAACCAGGGAGTTGTGGACTCTGCCTTGCCAAAGGAAGAGTGTGCACATCAGAAGGGCACACAGGCACTATCGGAACAGCACATATCAGCAAACTTGCTGTCAGATGAGATGCGAAGTAAGAAGCAACCTGTGGCTGACCAGGATGAGTCCCTTATGATGGGAGAAGTCACCCTAAGAAAGCCAACCAAGGACAAAATTGCTAGACAGCTTCAGAGGTTGAAatccccaaaagaagaaagcttaTGTCCTTCATTAAAGAAAGACACTCAATTATACACAGGTACTTGCCTTCCTGGTACCTCCTGGAAAGAAGGTGACCCCACTTTTGCTGGAGGTGATCGAATACACGGTGCCTTCGTGACTCTGTCGTATCCGCAAAGACTGCTTCCTGTAAAGAAGCAGCCTCATCGAACGTGTAAGAGAATTTCTTGTCAGGAGCCGGTCACTGTGCggagaaaaataagtaaagtgAGAAATTCTGATTGTGGAAAGAATTTCTCTAGCCCAGTTCCCACAAAAGCACACAGACTTCTCAGCCCATGTACCGTGCCTGCCAAGCCATTGGAACCTGAAACCGTAGCTCTCGAGAGTTTGCGTGGCCACACACCAAAGCCGAAGGCTACTCTGTGCCACTCCCTGAGGAGCCTGAGCTGTAGGAAGCCTACCAAAGAATCAGCCTTACTAGACAAGCTGTCTGTCCTGGCCTCCAAACTGACTCTGGCCGCAAAGCCCCAGAGACTCAGATGTCGGCGGTATTCCTCTTCCCTTGTTCCACTGGCTAAAAACTACAAGCGCCTCCGATATAAAAAGCTCCTAGATGGATTTTCACATAACGCAGTGCAGCTGGACCCATATTTGGCAGCTACTGGGTGGAGTAGGGGGTCTCACAGTAGGCCCTTGGCACTTTATTCTCTTGAAGCTGTTAAAATAAGCTTCATAGATTTGAGCAACAAGATGCCGTCACTGCTGCTTGGTACCGAAAACACCCCGTTTTCCTTTCATGTGAAGTCAGCATCCAGTTGCATGGCCGAGTCCTCCAGGACTTTTCCTGAGCACTGTGCCCCGTCGAGGCTTGCCTTAACAGAGGCCTCCCCGTGCtcacctccatctcccaagtggaccttctctttcttcttgtccCACGGTTGCCCTGGGGTGGCCACATTCAGGGAAGACACTGGCCTCAGTAgtcagacacacactcaggctcCTCTCCGAGATTATGGAGGCACTGCCATAGTTCAGACCAGAGCAGACTGCTCTGGCCTTGGCCTTCACACACTTCTAGCACTTTGTTCACCCGGATGTTATCGAATCTGGACAAAAAGACGGAACTTCTCCAGTCACATGCCTACCATGCAGAGGCTCCTCTTGACCCAGTTTACACAGGGCCTAAAAGGGTTAAGGTCTCCAGCCTCTATAGCCGATAAggtcttctcttctctgccctaCTCGGTGGGCCGAGTGCTGTCCATTTGGAGCCAGCACGGACCCTCTTGTACCTTCAAATTGCCAGCTCTTCATTCTCCTCATAGCAAGCAGCAGGGGAGCCTGAGCGCCCTGAGCAG CCACACCACCATACCAAATGTGCCTCTTCCAGGCATGGAGGCTGCCCACAACACCAACAGCAGTCACCTGAG GCTAGAGCCTGTGTTTCCTGCCTTGGTGCCAAAGTCTTGCTTGGTAACAGAACCCTCTGTCAGCACGCTCCTGCTCTCGGCCTCGGAGCTCCAGGTTCCTGCGTTTGATGAGTTGGATGGTGTGTCAGCAGCTTGCCCCCGACCACAGAGCAGCCCGGCACAGCAGGAGGAG GCCGAGCCAGAGAAGAGACCAAAGAAAGTCTCACAGATCCGCATCCGGAAAACCATTCCTAAACCAGATCCCAACCTTACCCCGATGGGTCTGCCTCGGCCCAAAAG